Part of the Spiroplasma endosymbiont of Poecilobothrus nobilitatus genome is shown below.
CTTAAAAATAAGTTGTTATTAAAAGATTTGATTAAAAAATATTTTAAAAATAAATTTTCAACTTTTTATTACTGAGCAAATAAAATTTTACTTGCATATGCAAATAATAATTTTGAAAATTTATTATTAAAATCAACAGTTCATAATAATATTAATTATCAATATAGTGATGTTCGTGAAAATATTTGTGATTTATATTTTGAATATTCTGATAAACACGCTGGTGGTGTTTTATCTTTGTATTATAATTTAAAAAAAGGAATTCATGGCGAAGAATTAAAAAATAAAGCACCCAAAAATTTAAAAACATTTTTTCGTTGACTTAAAAAAGATAAGCGTTGATTAAAAATAAAAAATAAAATTAAAGAAATTAAAAGACAACATCCAAGATATGAAGTCAAAGAATTAGGATTAATACAAATGGATGATAAATATTTTATGCCAAGTAAATTTCCGGTTGATAAAAAGTATTATGTTTATGATTTTATTTATGAAAGAATAAGAGGGGCATTGGGTTATATTTATGAAAAATTAAGCACTGGGAATGCTATTGATGCTGTTAAAAGAGCAATCAGTGATTTTAAAAAAATATTTGGCATTAAAATAACACGAATTAGAACTGATAACGGTTCTGAATTTATTAATAGTCATCGTAATAATCAAAAAAGTACTGTTAAAGAAACTACTTTTACTCAATTTTTAACAGATAAAGATATTTTGCATCAAACAACACCGGTTCGTTCTCCGCAGTCAAACGGTAAAATTGAAAGATTTCATCAAAATTATAATAAGTTATTTATATTTGATGAAAAAATATTGGATGCAGTTGGTTTACAAAATAAATTAAATGATTACTATTACTTTTATAATTTTGAAAAAGTTCATAAATCTTTAAATTTTCAGACACCATTTGAATTTTTAAATAATTTAACTAAATAATTTAAAATTTATAAAGTTTTATTTAAACTATTTTTTTAGTGTACCAATTTTATAATTTTTATTTATATATTTATCATTTTTAATAATGTTTTTATATTTTAAATTATATATTTTATTATTTTTTCTTGTTTTATTGCAATCTCCAAAATGTTTGTGGTATACTACAATTTGTTATATTTTTGTCCTT
Proteins encoded:
- a CDS encoding integrase core domain-containing protein, translated to MVLIIVAYPKWGELMKYIVNDFNLSDLQEKLQDFLSKNCQNKYYKRIKKKIFAYINLCKEFFLKNKLLLKDLIKKYFKNKFSTFYYWANKILLAYANNNFENLLLKSTVHNNINYQYSDVRENICDLYFEYSDKHAGGVLSLYYNLKKGIHGEELKNKAPKNLKTFFRWLKKDKRWLKIKNKIKEIKRQHPRYEVKELGLIQMDDKYFMPSKFPVDKKYYVYDFIYERIRGALGYIYEKLSTGNAIDAVKRAISDFKKIFGIKITRIRTDNGSEFINSHRNNQKSTVKETTFTQFLTDKDILHQTTPVRSPQSNGKIERFHQNYNKLFIFDEKILDAVGLQNKLNDYYYFYNFEKVHKSLNFQTPFEFLNNLTK